A stretch of the Mycolicibacterium celeriflavum genome encodes the following:
- a CDS encoding HAD-IB family hydrolase has protein sequence MTASEPATGGSNTRQTSVPTDSPVRTAAFFDLDKTVIAKSSTLAFSKPFFEQGLMNRRAVLKSTYAQFLFLMSGADHDQMDRMRAYVTNMCAGWDVEQVKAIVGETLHDIVNPLVFAEAAELIADHKLCGRDVVMVSASGEEIVAPIARALGATHAMATRMVVEDGKYTGEIAFYCYGEGKVAAIRELAAREGYALEHCYAYSDSTTDLPMLEVVGHPSVVNPDRALRKEAAARGWPVLNFSNPVSLRDRIPAPSGAAMATTAAVGVSALAAGALTYSLLRRFAF, from the coding sequence GTGACCGCATCCGAGCCGGCGACCGGGGGTTCGAACACTCGGCAAACGAGCGTCCCGACGGACAGTCCAGTCCGCACCGCCGCCTTCTTCGATCTCGACAAAACGGTGATCGCGAAATCCAGCACACTGGCTTTCAGCAAACCCTTCTTCGAGCAAGGGCTAATGAATCGGCGGGCCGTTTTGAAGTCGACCTACGCCCAATTCCTCTTCCTCATGTCCGGCGCCGACCATGACCAGATGGATCGCATGCGCGCGTATGTCACCAACATGTGCGCGGGCTGGGACGTCGAGCAGGTGAAGGCGATCGTCGGCGAGACACTGCACGACATCGTCAACCCGTTGGTGTTCGCCGAAGCGGCCGAGTTGATCGCCGACCACAAACTGTGTGGCCGCGATGTAGTGATGGTTTCGGCTTCCGGCGAAGAGATTGTCGCGCCGATCGCCAGGGCGTTGGGCGCCACCCACGCGATGGCCACCCGGATGGTCGTCGAGGACGGCAAGTACACCGGGGAGATCGCCTTCTACTGCTATGGCGAGGGCAAGGTGGCGGCGATCCGGGAGCTGGCGGCGCGTGAGGGATACGCGCTCGAGCACTGCTACGCCTATTCCGACTCGACCACCGATCTGCCGATGCTCGAGGTCGTCGGCCACCCGAGCGTGGTTAACCCAGACCGCGCGTTGCGCAAAGAGGCAGCCGCGCGGGGTTGGCCCGTGCTGAACTTCTCCAACCCGGTGTCGCTGCGGGACCGGATCCCGGCACCATCCGGCGCTGCCATGGCAACCACTGCCGCGGTCGGCGTGAGCGCGTTGGCGGCCGGCGCGCTGACCTATTCACTGTTGCGGCGCTTCGCTTTCTAG
- the ssd gene encoding septum site-determining protein Ssd has protein sequence MASLSGYLALVADPALRDDVDRVCAAAGVRVVHAPEPSSRKVWTEAAAVVLDATGAQRCAARALPRRARVVLVGRAEPRAADWQAAIAVGAQRVLTLPAQDGELMAELAEAAERVQDVGGRGAVAAVIAGRGGAGASVFATALARVAQDALLLDADPWSGGIDLVVGGEAETGLRWPDLELRGGRLSYAALRDALPRVQGVSVLSGSRDGGDVDAVPLGAVIDAGSRGGATVVCDVPRRSTAAAETALAAADLVVVVTSADVRSCAAAGVVGRWVSTVNPNAGVVVRGPSPGGLRSGEVAGIIGLPLLASMRPQPGLAATLERGGLTIQRRSPLACAARKVLAVLQQHPAVNAA, from the coding sequence ATGGCTTCGTTGAGTGGATATCTCGCGTTGGTCGCCGATCCCGCGCTGCGCGACGACGTCGACCGGGTGTGCGCGGCGGCGGGCGTGCGCGTGGTCCACGCCCCGGAGCCGTCCAGCCGCAAGGTCTGGACCGAAGCGGCCGCAGTCGTGCTCGATGCGACGGGCGCCCAGCGATGTGCGGCACGCGCGCTGCCGCGCCGCGCCCGCGTCGTCCTGGTGGGCCGCGCCGAACCCCGCGCCGCCGACTGGCAGGCCGCGATCGCCGTCGGCGCCCAACGGGTGCTGACCCTGCCCGCCCAGGACGGCGAGTTGATGGCCGAGTTGGCCGAGGCCGCCGAACGCGTGCAGGACGTCGGCGGCCGCGGCGCGGTAGCGGCGGTCATCGCCGGCCGGGGCGGCGCCGGTGCATCGGTCTTCGCGACCGCGTTGGCGCGTGTCGCCCAAGATGCGCTCCTGCTCGACGCCGATCCGTGGAGCGGCGGCATCGATCTCGTGGTCGGCGGCGAAGCCGAGACCGGACTGCGCTGGCCCGATCTGGAGCTGCGGGGCGGTCGGCTCAGCTACGCGGCATTGCGCGACGCGCTGCCCCGCGTGCAGGGCGTGAGCGTGTTGTCGGGCAGCCGAGATGGTGGCGACGTCGACGCCGTACCGCTGGGAGCGGTGATCGACGCGGGCAGCCGCGGCGGCGCCACCGTGGTGTGTGATGTGCCGAGGCGATCGACCGCGGCGGCCGAAACCGCTCTGGCGGCAGCGGATCTCGTCGTCGTGGTGACGTCGGCCGACGTGCGGTCGTGTGCGGCCGCAGGCGTGGTGGGACGGTGGGTGTCGACGGTCAACCCGAACGCGGGCGTGGTGGTGCGCGGTCCGTCGCCGGGGGGATTGCGGTCGGGAGAGGTCGCCGGAATCATCGGGCTTCCACTACTGGCGTCGATGCGTCCCCAACCCGGTTTGGCCGCCACCCTCGAGCGCGGCGGGCTGACGATTCAGCGACGGTCACCGCTGGCCTGCGCAGCCCGGAAGGTCCTCGCAGTACTCCAGCAGCATCCGGCGGTCAATGCCGCATGA
- a CDS encoding TadA family conjugal transfer-associated ATPase yields the protein MSDSLIDRVRERLAAESAPLRPTVVAAAIRAESGGLLGDSEVLSGLRLLETELTGAGVLDPLLCAEDTTDVLVTAPDAVWVDDGNGLRRSPIRFPDEDSVRRLAQRLALTAGRRLDEAQPWVDGQLTGLGTGQFTVRLHAILPPIAPAGTCLSLRVLRPATQDLASLTAAGAIEPAAASLLDDIVRARLAFLISGGTGAGKTTLLAAVLGAVARTERIVCVEDAPELAPAHPHLVKLVARCANVEGAGEVTVRDLVRQALRMRPDRIIVGEVRGAEVVDLLAALNTGHDGGAGTVHANSPGEVPARLEALAALGGLDRAALHSQLAAAVQVVIHVDRDRAGKRRLSEVALLTAGTDGQVRVSTAWHFERGFGCGAGPLRDLLRQRGAL from the coding sequence ATGAGTGACTCGTTGATCGACCGGGTACGCGAGCGGCTCGCCGCCGAGTCGGCACCGTTGCGGCCGACGGTGGTGGCCGCGGCGATCCGCGCGGAGTCCGGCGGGTTGCTCGGCGACAGTGAGGTACTCAGCGGGTTGCGCCTGCTGGAGACCGAGTTGACCGGCGCAGGTGTGCTCGACCCGCTGCTGTGCGCCGAGGACACCACGGACGTGCTCGTCACCGCACCGGACGCGGTGTGGGTCGACGACGGTAACGGGTTGCGCCGCAGCCCGATCCGCTTTCCCGATGAGGACTCCGTGCGCAGGCTTGCGCAGCGGCTCGCGCTGACCGCCGGACGGCGCCTCGACGAGGCCCAGCCATGGGTCGACGGCCAGTTGACCGGCCTGGGGACCGGCCAGTTCACGGTCCGTCTGCACGCGATCCTGCCACCGATAGCGCCCGCAGGAACGTGCCTGTCCCTGCGGGTGTTGCGGCCCGCCACCCAGGATCTGGCATCGCTGACCGCCGCCGGCGCCATCGAGCCGGCCGCCGCCTCCCTGCTCGACGACATCGTCCGAGCGCGGTTGGCGTTCCTGATCTCCGGCGGCACAGGCGCGGGCAAAACGACCTTGCTGGCCGCTGTCCTGGGCGCGGTTGCCAGGACCGAACGCATCGTCTGTGTCGAGGACGCACCGGAACTCGCGCCGGCACATCCGCATCTGGTGAAGCTCGTCGCGCGCTGTGCCAACGTCGAGGGCGCAGGCGAGGTGACCGTGCGGGATCTGGTCAGGCAGGCGCTGCGGATGCGGCCCGACCGCATCATCGTCGGCGAGGTACGCGGCGCCGAGGTGGTCGATCTGCTCGCCGCGCTCAACACCGGTCACGACGGCGGTGCCGGTACCGTCCACGCGAACAGTCCGGGCGAGGTGCCCGCTCGTCTCGAGGCGCTGGCCGCGCTCGGCGGTCTCGACCGGGCCGCGCTGCACAGCCAGCTTGCAGCCGCGGTGCAGGTGGTGATCCACGTCGACCGTGACCGAGCGGGCAAGCGCAGGCTCAGTGAGGTCGCGCTCTTGACGGCTGGGACAGACGGCCAGGTCCGGGTGTCGACGGCGTGGCATTTCGAGCGCGGCTTCGGTTGCGGCGCTGGACCTTTGCGTGACCTTCTTCGGCAGCGTGGTGCGCTGTGA
- a CDS encoding type II secretion system F family protein: MSGAAVALALALLVAPDPRRRSIRVRGGGNRRPKRIPVAPWLVIGLLALIVVAPFGVVVAAAIAALTGEARRRRRRRQRQRTAEAAALEGALDVLVGELRIGAHPVAAFDAAAAEVDGVVALSLRTVAARARMGADVAAGLRSVAGLSALGAHWQRLAVCRQLAQSHGLAIAALMHTAHRDIVARERFSAQVNAGMAGARTTATVLAALPLLGVGLGELIGAQPLRFLFAGGQWLLVVGVTLTCLGLAWSDRITGGVVK, from the coding sequence GTGAGCGGCGCAGCGGTGGCCCTGGCACTGGCGCTTCTGGTCGCACCCGACCCCCGGCGACGCTCGATCCGTGTGCGTGGCGGAGGCAACCGTCGGCCGAAGCGGATCCCGGTCGCACCATGGTTGGTGATCGGCCTGCTCGCTTTGATTGTCGTTGCCCCGTTCGGGGTTGTCGTCGCGGCAGCGATCGCCGCCCTGACCGGTGAGGCCCGCAGGCGGCGCCGGCGCAGGCAGCGACAACGCACGGCGGAAGCGGCTGCACTGGAGGGTGCGCTGGACGTCCTGGTCGGCGAGTTGAGAATCGGTGCGCATCCGGTAGCCGCATTCGACGCGGCCGCAGCGGAAGTCGACGGCGTCGTCGCGCTGTCGCTGCGGACAGTGGCGGCGAGGGCGCGGATGGGCGCCGACGTCGCAGCCGGCCTACGAAGCGTCGCGGGGCTATCAGCGCTGGGCGCACACTGGCAGCGGCTCGCGGTCTGTCGGCAGCTGGCTCAGTCGCACGGCCTCGCGATCGCGGCACTGATGCACACCGCTCACCGTGACATCGTTGCAAGGGAACGGTTCTCGGCTCAAGTGAACGCTGGAATGGCCGGGGCTCGCACCACCGCCACGGTGCTCGCCGCGCTGCCACTGCTCGGGGTGGGGCTGGGCGAGCTGATCGGTGCCCAACCGCTGCGCTTTCTGTTCGCGGGTGGCCAGTGGCTGCTGGTCGTGGGTGTGACGCTGACCTGCCTGGGCCTCGCCTGGTCGGACCGGATCACCGGTGGGGTGGTCAAATGA
- a CDS encoding type II secretion system F family protein, with amino-acid sequence MMLAALLLAGALLVGGVDGRVRLRGTAIASPAMPDAGRSGDPLAFASALDVLGACLHSGMAVSSAAAATAPSAPPHLARLLLRAADLLALGADPSTAWATPADADRHADALLRLARRSASSGTALAQGVTELASRSRDDAADAARAAAERASVLIAGPLGVCYLPAFLCLGIVPVVAGLAGDVLQSGIW; translated from the coding sequence ATGATGCTTGCGGCACTGCTTCTCGCAGGTGCGCTGCTTGTCGGCGGTGTTGACGGCCGGGTGCGGTTGCGGGGCACTGCGATCGCGTCGCCGGCGATGCCCGACGCGGGCCGGTCGGGCGATCCGCTGGCGTTCGCTTCGGCGCTCGACGTGCTGGGCGCGTGCCTGCATTCGGGAATGGCCGTGTCGAGCGCCGCGGCCGCTACGGCACCGTCGGCACCACCGCATTTGGCGCGGTTGTTGCTCCGCGCAGCAGACCTGCTTGCCCTGGGCGCCGACCCGTCGACAGCGTGGGCGACCCCGGCGGACGCAGACCGCCACGCCGACGCGCTGTTGCGGCTGGCGCGGCGGTCGGCGTCCTCGGGTACGGCGCTGGCGCAGGGCGTCACCGAGTTGGCGAGCCGATCCCGTGACGACGCGGCGGACGCGGCCCGCGCCGCTGCCGAGCGGGCGTCGGTCTTGATCGCCGGCCCGCTGGGCGTGTGTTACCTGCCCGCGTTCCTGTGCCTGGGCATCGTGCCCGTGGTCGCCGGCCTGGCCGGCGACGTGCTGCAGTCAGGAATCTGGTGA
- a CDS encoding DUF4244 domain-containing protein — MKVRNRLRALHARLALLMVEDDGMSTVEYAIGTIAAAAFGAILYTVVTGDSIVSALTNIISRALNTNV, encoded by the coding sequence ATGAAGGTGCGCAACCGACTACGTGCATTGCACGCAAGACTGGCATTGCTGATGGTGGAGGACGACGGCATGTCGACCGTCGAGTACGCGATCGGGACGATCGCCGCCGCCGCGTTCGGCGCGATCCTGTACACGGTGGTCACCGGCGACTCGATCGTCAGCGCCTTGACCAACATCATCAGCCGCGCGCTCAACACCAACGTCTAG
- a CDS encoding TadE family type IV pilus minor pilin — protein MAALVAVLILCTAGLAAVSTHIRCVDAAREAARLTARGDDGGDVARNLAPEGAAVLIRRDGDFVVATVTARSAMLPGLTVEAKAVAAVEPALR, from the coding sequence GTGGCCGCACTGGTTGCGGTGCTCATCCTGTGTACGGCTGGACTCGCGGCGGTGTCAACGCACATCCGCTGTGTGGACGCCGCCCGCGAGGCGGCACGGCTCACGGCCCGGGGTGATGACGGTGGTGATGTGGCACGCAATCTCGCGCCCGAAGGCGCCGCCGTGCTCATCCGCCGCGACGGCGACTTCGTCGTCGCCACCGTCACCGCGCGGTCCGCGATGCTGCCGGGGCTCACCGTCGAAGCGAAAGCAGTGGCGGCCGTGGAACCGGCTTTACGCTGA
- a CDS encoding PAS domain-containing protein translates to MTHDWLLVETLGSEPVVVAQGRRTQNLIPVGAFLRRNPHLMAVQTAIGETVRARQGLSSITPKNDRVIRTEVVQMTDGRIHGVHIWIGPPDMEPPQRPVPGPLLWDLDTGTATTTEESLFNSGWDTRKEPTQNRTFADDLPMRELNPSEAKVLTMAIQREPGTTFCSAWDVTDYRGEPITVGFVIRTVSEPRDDGPDRLLCRAMNWRSEHEESAPQQDHLAQRILNGLAQPGVHRALVDPTNWTLLKWLDEPAPFFDWRISLAGEHAVHPADRAEMERMATEFTAGVATGVLRMTGVGGSEWTPVHVTVNRVELDDDVYAALATLRQPDATEVAQTGRHAGEP, encoded by the coding sequence ATGACCCACGACTGGCTGCTCGTGGAGACGCTGGGCAGCGAGCCCGTCGTGGTCGCGCAGGGCCGTCGAACCCAGAATTTAATTCCGGTGGGTGCGTTCCTGCGGCGTAATCCCCACCTGATGGCCGTGCAGACCGCTATCGGGGAAACGGTGCGGGCGCGACAGGGCCTGAGCAGCATCACGCCCAAGAACGACCGCGTCATCCGCACGGAGGTGGTGCAGATGACCGACGGCCGCATCCACGGCGTGCACATCTGGATCGGGCCGCCGGACATGGAACCGCCGCAGCGGCCCGTGCCTGGACCGCTGTTGTGGGATCTCGATACCGGGACCGCCACCACCACCGAGGAATCGCTGTTCAACAGCGGCTGGGATACACGGAAGGAGCCAACGCAGAACCGCACCTTCGCCGACGATCTGCCGATGCGTGAGCTCAACCCGAGCGAGGCCAAGGTGCTCACGATGGCGATCCAACGCGAGCCGGGCACGACGTTCTGCAGCGCGTGGGACGTCACCGACTACCGCGGTGAGCCGATCACGGTCGGCTTCGTCATCCGCACGGTCTCCGAACCCCGCGACGACGGCCCGGATCGGCTGCTGTGCCGGGCGATGAACTGGCGTAGCGAGCACGAAGAATCGGCGCCGCAGCAGGACCATCTGGCGCAGCGAATCCTCAACGGGCTGGCCCAACCCGGGGTGCACCGCGCGTTGGTGGACCCGACGAACTGGACCCTGCTGAAGTGGCTCGACGAGCCCGCACCGTTTTTCGACTGGCGGATCAGCCTGGCGGGCGAGCACGCGGTGCACCCTGCCGATCGCGCCGAGATGGAGCGGATGGCAACCGAATTCACCGCCGGCGTCGCCACCGGTGTGCTGCGGATGACCGGGGTCGGCGGCAGTGAATGGACGCCGGTGCATGTGACCGTGAATCGGGTCGAACTCGACGACGACGTGTATGCGGCGCTGGCGACGCTGCGTCAACCCGACGCCACGGAAGTCGCGCAGACGGGTCGGCACGCAGGCGAGCCCTAG
- a CDS encoding DEAD/DEAH box helicase — protein sequence MVDFGRELLACAVEGTGRGGQNPLRHVADLPPRQGRPQGWPRWADSDVVRAFVDRGIESPWSHQLAAAELAHAGRHVVLCTGTASGKSLAYQLPILTDLKADPRARVLYLSPTKALGHDQLRTAVALTEAVPLPDVAPCAYDGDSPGDVRRFARERSRWLFSNPDMIHLSLLRNHARWAVFLRHLRYLVVDECHYYRGIFGSNVAMVLRRLLRLCARYSATGSMPTVIFASATTAAPAQTASELIGQTVVEVTEDGSPQGARTVALWEPPLLEDAVGENGAPVRRSAGAEAAGVMADLIAEGARMLTFVRSRRGAELTALGARARLQERAPDLADRVASYRAGYLAEDRRALERALADGELRGLATTNALELGVDIAGLDAVVLAGFPGTVTSFWQQAGRSGRRGQGALIVLIARDDPLDTYLVHHPAALLDKPIERVVIDPTNPYVLGPQLLCAATELALTDAEVRMWNAEAVAGALVDDGLLRRRANGYFPTPGMDPHPAVDIRGGSGGQIAILEAGTGRMLGSTGAGQAPASVHPGAVYLHQGESYVVDSLDFEDGVAFVHADDPGYTTSAREVADISVTGEGERKTFGPVTVGLVPVSVTNTVIGYLRRRLTGEVIDFVELEMPTRTLDTIAVMCTITPEVLQHNGLDLLRVPGALHAAEHAAIGLLPLVASCDRGDIGGVSTAIGPVGGLPTIFVYDGYPGGAGFADRGFRRLATWWAATADAIEACECPAGCPSCVQSPKCGNGNDPLDKDGAVRVLRLVLREISGGSP from the coding sequence ATGGTTGATTTCGGCCGCGAGCTGCTTGCTTGCGCGGTCGAAGGCACCGGGCGGGGCGGGCAGAATCCGCTGCGTCACGTGGCGGATCTTCCGCCGCGCCAGGGCCGTCCGCAGGGGTGGCCGCGGTGGGCCGACTCAGATGTGGTGCGGGCGTTCGTTGATCGGGGCATCGAGTCCCCGTGGTCACATCAGCTCGCCGCGGCGGAGCTCGCCCACGCCGGCCGCCACGTGGTGCTGTGCACCGGCACGGCATCGGGTAAGTCGCTGGCCTACCAACTCCCCATATTGACGGACTTGAAAGCAGATCCGCGGGCCCGGGTGCTGTACCTGTCGCCGACGAAGGCGCTCGGCCACGACCAACTCCGAACCGCGGTGGCGCTCACCGAGGCTGTGCCGCTGCCCGACGTCGCCCCGTGCGCCTACGACGGCGACAGCCCTGGTGACGTGCGGCGCTTCGCGCGCGAACGGTCGCGCTGGCTGTTCTCCAACCCCGACATGATTCACCTGTCGCTGCTGCGCAACCATGCCCGCTGGGCGGTGTTCCTACGTCACCTGCGCTACCTCGTCGTCGACGAATGCCATTACTACCGAGGTATTTTCGGCTCGAACGTGGCGATGGTGCTGCGACGCCTGCTGCGGTTGTGCGCGAGATACTCGGCCACCGGCAGTATGCCGACGGTGATTTTCGCCAGCGCGACGACCGCCGCGCCTGCGCAAACGGCCTCCGAACTGATCGGCCAGACTGTCGTCGAAGTGACCGAGGACGGGTCGCCGCAGGGTGCGCGCACCGTTGCACTGTGGGAGCCGCCGCTGCTCGAGGATGCGGTGGGTGAAAACGGGGCTCCGGTAAGGCGTTCGGCCGGCGCTGAGGCCGCCGGCGTGATGGCCGACCTGATCGCCGAAGGCGCCCGGATGCTCACGTTCGTGCGGTCGCGCCGCGGCGCCGAACTGACGGCACTCGGCGCGAGAGCCCGGCTGCAGGAGCGCGCGCCGGATCTCGCCGACCGGGTGGCGTCCTATCGCGCCGGTTATCTCGCCGAAGACCGTCGCGCGCTCGAACGCGCTCTGGCCGATGGGGAACTGCGGGGATTGGCGACGACGAACGCCCTGGAGTTGGGTGTGGACATCGCGGGTCTGGACGCCGTGGTACTCGCCGGGTTCCCGGGCACTGTGACGTCGTTCTGGCAGCAGGCCGGCCGGTCGGGCCGCCGCGGGCAGGGCGCGCTGATCGTGTTGATCGCCCGCGACGACCCGCTGGACACCTACCTGGTGCACCACCCGGCCGCCCTGCTGGACAAGCCGATCGAACGCGTCGTCATCGATCCGACGAACCCCTACGTGCTTGGGCCGCAACTGCTGTGCGCGGCCACCGAACTTGCGCTGACGGATGCCGAGGTGCGGATGTGGAATGCCGAGGCGGTCGCCGGAGCACTCGTCGACGACGGACTCCTGCGCCGCCGGGCGAACGGCTACTTCCCCACCCCCGGCATGGATCCGCATCCGGCCGTGGACATCCGCGGCGGATCGGGCGGACAGATCGCGATCCTGGAGGCCGGTACCGGCCGCATGCTGGGCAGCACGGGTGCGGGGCAGGCGCCCGCCTCGGTGCACCCGGGCGCCGTGTATCTGCACCAGGGCGAGAGCTACGTCGTCGACTCCCTCGACTTCGAAGACGGCGTGGCGTTCGTGCACGCGGACGACCCGGGCTACACCACGTCCGCCCGAGAAGTGGCCGACATCTCGGTCACCGGCGAGGGAGAGCGAAAGACGTTCGGTCCGGTGACTGTTGGGCTCGTGCCGGTCTCGGTGACCAATACGGTGATCGGCTATCTGCGCCGTCGATTGACGGGCGAGGTGATCGACTTCGTCGAACTCGAGATGCCCACCCGCACGCTGGACACCATCGCGGTGATGTGCACGATCACTCCAGAGGTGTTGCAGCACAACGGCCTCGATCTACTTCGAGTGCCCGGCGCGCTTCACGCCGCAGAACACGCGGCTATCGGGCTTCTGCCGCTGGTCGCCAGTTGCGACCGTGGCGACATCGGCGGAGTGTCGACGGCGATCGGGCCGGTGGGAGGATTGCCGACGATCTTCGTTTACGACGGCTACCCCGGCGGCGCGGGCTTCGCCGACCGCGGATTCCGCAGGCTTGCCACCTGGTGGGCGGCGACGGCCGATGCGATCGAGGCGTGCGAATGTCCTGCGGGATGCCCGTCCTGCGTGCAGTCGCCCAAGTGCGGCAACGGAAACGACCCGCTGGACAAGGATGGTGCGGTGCGGGTGCTGCGCCTCGTACTCCGTGAGATTTCCGGCGGCTCGCCGTGA
- a CDS encoding cold-shock protein: protein MPQGTVKWFNAEKGFGFIAPEDGSADVFVHYTEIQGSGFRTLEENQKVEFEVGQSPKGPQATGVRAV, encoded by the coding sequence ATGCCACAGGGAACTGTGAAGTGGTTCAACGCGGAGAAGGGCTTCGGCTTCATCGCCCCGGAGGACGGCTCCGCCGACGTTTTTGTCCACTACACGGAAATTCAGGGCAGCGGCTTCCGCACCCTGGAAGAGAACCAGAAGGTTGAGTTCGAGGTTGGCCAGAGCCCCAAGGGGCCGCAGGCCACGGGTGTTCGGGCCGTCTAG